The DNA region acacAGGCATCGGCCGATTCACGTAAAGATAAATgagatgaatcaaatgaatttgaaaattttaatttccaatcttgtaatttgatttgatttttgaaaaaaaaaatttaaaaccaagaattaaaatttcatttctctcttttacacccacacacacacacacacacatttgataTACTGTTGTAATTGTAATTTacgaatttttcaataatttcggaaataaaaatcaaaaaaaaaaaaaaaatttgatcgacaaacaaacaaacgttGCTGACTTTTTAatgcatcaaaaaaaaaaaaaaaaaaagtgaccAGATTGTCTtgtcggtgtgtgtgtgtgtgtgtttgtatcaTGTCATCAACACACTGAGAAGAGAAAATGAACCATATGAGCCAACCCTAGCTAGCTAGATTAAAACTATAAACTACCAAAATAGTCAAATGTTTTatagcagaaaaaaaggagGATAAAATAGCAAGTTTTAGGTGCGGCAAATGTCACCCAAACGATAAAGTtgacatatacacacatacacacacacttactaGGGTTTCAGggtgacacacacacacagtcacaatatgtgtgtgcgtttagtgcctttttttcattcaacaattgaatttatgattttcaattttggatcgttttttttgttttgttttgtttttttgttgttgttatattataatatatatggtATAATGGGAGTTAGTAGTCTGAATAAAATTCGGGAcattgtgtaaaaaaaagggaaataagtgaagaaaaaaaaaagccaaaaagTAAAATCGTCAATCAGTCAATCAAACAGCCATCGATAAACACACCGCAcaccgcacacacacacagtgacagaaacgattgattttttgatgatgatgatgatgacaattgaatatttcaatttgtggtgaattcaacaaatttttttatgttataaaatttttttttttcgtcattgaattttcaaattaaaatatgGATATCGATTCATGTTCAGATTCACGTTCAACATcaccaattattattaccggAAATAATGGCAAccataataattcatcatcatcatcattgatattggcttcgcaacaacaaaattcaacaacatccGGTCGGATATTGTTGAATATACCATGTAAAGTTTGTCATGATTATTCATCCGGTAAACATTATGGTATATTCGCTTGTGATGGTTGTGCCGGTTTTTTCaaagtaaataaaaaaaaatttttttctttttcaatatgaaatgaaatgaaaaaaattattgaacatcatattgataataaaattttttctctttatttttcatgaCAACAAAGCGATCAATACGTCGTAATCGACAATACATATGTAAAGCACGTGGTTCATCCGCAAATCGATGTCTGGTGGATAAAACACATCGTAATCAATGTCGTGCATgtcgattgaaaaaatgtctACGTGAAGGTATGAATAAAGATGCTGTACAAGAAGAACGTGGTCCAAGAAATTCAACATTACGACGACAAGTTGCATTGAATATGTGTGCACAGTCATCAAGTTATGCTGCTGCGGCAGCAttagctgctgctgcttatGCTGGCCAccatcattcacattcacattcacatccacatcatcataatcatccacTTTCATCacatacaacaacatttccatattcacaatcatcgtcatcatcatcaacatcgactGCTGCTACCGTTCCTGTTGCGCAAACATTTCCGTTTccatcaacaatttcatcaacaccatcaaCTGGATCTGCATTTGGACCACCGctaccaccactaccaccgCCACCAACATCATCTTCTGCTCAAAATTTTCCACTAATTCCTTATGGTCATCATCCATCAACATTAATAAATCAACATCCAAtggcaaaaacaacaatatccgGCACATTTGATCCATACATACGATTCAGAGCCACATCgatgaataatcaaaatttgactacaaatcatcataataataatcatgataatgatgattgtcaatcacaaaattcaaaaaataaattgaatcagAAAATTATTCCAAGATctgatcaagatgatgatgatgatgatgatgatggaaatcaTGGCGAtttagatgaaaatgaaagcaacgatgatgataatggtaatgataataaaaaattgaaacaacaaaaaaatcaacgtagtagaaaatcaatgaaaaattcaaataatgtaAATAAACATGAGACAAACAATATtattttggatcatcatcatggatcattatcatcatcgtcatcatcgtcatcgtcatcatgtttatcatcaagatcatcgtcattatcaccatcatcgaaaaataCAGAAATCGATACAgtcaccaataataataacaacaacagtacaatgatcaataataattatcatcatacacCGCTATCGATTaattctgatcatcatcaatattataatAGTAtcacaaattattatcatcgtatTCTTTTCGATACATTAGCTGCAAATACAAATCTACGAATGGctaaacaatcatcaacaacagaagaatttttatcatcatcatcatcatccaatcataataatggatcatcaatgattttaccaccaccaccaccaccaccactgccACCATCACAATCGTcgaatattaataattttgatcatttcctCTTCAATCTATATCagaatcgtcatcatcattctttatttcatcaaaatcattcacatccattttcaatgattaataatacacaaccaacaacagaagcagtaccaacaacaacaacaacaactatggCCGCTCAAAGATCAACAATTttacagaataataatttcctTTATCCactgccaccaccaccactaccgcCACCACTTCCAACGccaccacaatcatcattaccattaataacatcaacaaataattATTTACAAAATCTATATCATATACATCCATATACAGCTGCTTCAgtttctgctgctgctgctgcagcaGCATTTAcattaccaccaccgccaccattATCGTTGTTACCATCAACAGCGGTTTCATTACCATCGATAACAaacacatcaacatcatcatcattatcgataccggttatatcaacatcaaaaacatcggaaacaacaacaacaacaacaccaccaccaccgatGATTAATCCAAAATCgatacacaaacaacaacaacaaccggaTGAgcaattcaataatcaaacaaataatgataataataacggtgatgatgataaaacgacaacattattatttcaaaattttccatgGTTTACTGCGGCAGCAGCTGCCGCAGccgcagcagcagcagcagcggcaGCCGCTGcggctactactactactactactacaaaAAATATCggaaataaatcaaaattagaTGATTCCGGTACGACTACCACTTCTACATCGGATCATCAACGtttatcaattcaaatggaatgaacaaaaaaaaaataatttttcttttgttttttttctgttgtaaataatttagttttttttttcaagtaaataaaaaaaatttgaaagtttgtcaatttccattgattgattgattgattgatcagtattaataaaatataataataataataataatatacacCCTCTCTCGCTTTTAGTGTATactacgacaacaacaacaacaatacaatcGACTGATGACAATATGACAAATTGACACTTTTGGTGAATTGCAAATGAAATacaaaagaaagagagaaagagaaaaccttccaaaacaaaaataagtGTTTCTGgttagtatttttttttttttttttttttgaattttattatcaacattacaAACCGATCgattatacacacacacacacacactgtggCCAATGTGTCGATGagttgatgaatgaaaaaaaaaatttttttgaaaattaaatccCTGCAAACTAATATTAAACCTGAGCTGTTTGTTAgctgatgacgatgacgaacaatcagaaactttttttttctcgcccAAACAATTGCTATTACACATATAATATTgtgacaaaacaaataatattatgcatatatatatatagttgaatgaaaagaaaacgatTTGTTTGGAAttaatttccatcatcatcatcattgccatcaatatataaacgaacgatcaataaaaaaaaatagtcaattcaataataattgatcgagagaaaaaaaaaaacatttttctctgattgaaattcacaatacttttattcattttgttgatggtggtggtggtggtttgttgcattttgaatgaatgacacacacacacacacactccagattatgatatttttttttgtcaaaataataattccaacGATTATTgaatcgtgtgtgtgtgtgtgtgtatgtgtgtgtgtatggggaattttttttttatttattcacacTTTCTATATAGCACAgtgtttttcaattgttatatgaaaaaaaaagtgtgaaCCAATTTGTTTCCAACAATCAGCGTTTGTTTGAaagaaatatataaaaaaaaaatatgtcaCAAACACCCGATATTAATATCGTGATATGATATCATCAGATACCATGAAACCATATCGCGCAAgctttatatatatatttttttcctggtgAATAGGAAACAGATACttgaaacatacacacaaagatCAAAATTGCTGCTATATTATAACACGGTAacagtaatttttttttttttttttgacacgTTTTTCAATTCTCTACATTctgtattcaattttttttttttttttggttttctcaTACAAACGATATACACGTTGGTTATTATATACGGATAGaatggaattgaaatttttgtcgtacaaaatcaacaatttcgGTCGGTTGGTCTGTCGGttgtttgattgaacaagcaaaaaaaatccttgaATTATAAATAGAgaaccgaattttttttttcattttgtttcgttgATTCACAACTatagattcaattttttttttgtttttttgatatacGATATCTCAATATCGAAACATATGCTTATCAATTTGTAAACATTTCATCGTTCATAAATGATGGATCAATCAGGCTTGAGtgtgataaaaatcaaatcaacccCAAAGTTGGTCAGAATAATATATCCTAATCTCATCCATTTGgcaaaaacgaaacgaaacgaaacgaaataGAAATCATTCTATTTTCGACTATTAACGATGATATTAAGCATATATACGAGCCTTTTtagtttcaattcattcatcgtttTTACAAGtcgtgattattattattgctgaagaatcaaatcaaccaaaaaagcAGAAATTAAACctaaatatttgaatgaatgaaagacaaaacaaaaaattgttttgtcaACTTTGCACACACAtgaacacagacacacacacacgtatgataatgaattggGTTCGACAATCACAAATCAtcgaccaccaccattattacaTCTGGTCTGTGTGTCTGTTTATGAAATCTATTGATCTGAAACGATTTagtccaatgatgatgatatgactGATCCAAATGGCTTGAGGGGAAAATGGATTTCAGAAATCATCAGAGAagttatttgtgtgtgtctgtctgtgtgtgcgtttggtGTCTGTTAATGGTAAAAACACCCTGGCCCATTTGGGCTAcgacaaaacaacaatcagaACAATAGATGAAATACTATTACTGTTGTGCACATAAAAACTTGGTAGGTtgcttttcatcatcatcaatattactttgatttgataaattgTGACAATTGACgacaatcaaacaacaacaacaacgagagcttgaaatgaaattgtttgaatttttagcATAATTATAATCCATATAACAATATGGATATATTGCGTTTGCCAATGTCAATGTTATCTtcgatcgtcatcattagtacaatttttttttctcatttcgattgataattttacagttttttttcagtcatTTGTtaagtggttttttttcctattttcgtttgttgagattcacaatcaaaatgataccgaattttcattattatgatgaaaaaaaagaatgggacctttgctgttgttgtcccatcatccatatattgatgatgaagatgatgataatgattttgatacaaaaaaaaaaaaaaaaataaaatactgCGCTTGTTGTACAAAATGTCACGCAAGCTAATGTCCTATACATTTTATCCTATAttacaaaccaaaaaaaaaaaaaaaaaaaaaaaaaatatatgtgtGGCTATCACATTACAACGATGAGAGTCGATCGTTTTcgttctctttctctctctctctcgctctctACATCCTATTCATGCATTTcgtattcaaaaaaataatgtgaCGGTTAAagttgaacaaaataaaaaaagagagagagagagagagagagagtgaaaaaaaaagaaattcagtGTGAAATGTCACGCCATTTGTTTATGCatatgcaacaaaaaaaaaccctataaacagtaaaaaaaacgataactTGCgcgaaaagttttttctgaacaacaacaacaacaacaacaaaaatacattttttcaattttttgatttaaattcttAAATcctgaacaattttttttctctttttctctctcctGGATTCATGGTATTATTTCTTTGATTTCCACGTGATTGATTCGAACAAAATTAAagtttcatcaaaaaaaaaaaaaaaaaaaaaaaaattaaaagcaaaatggaaaattgaaaaaatccatgagaaaacaaaaagtcaaaagtaaaagtttttgttgttgttgttgttgttaatcacacacacacactgttgACTAATTTCAGAGAGAattcattcagaaaaaaaaatgaattcaaagaatttatGAATGAGATGGATTTAGTAGTAGCAATAGTATGATTCTTATCTTTAACGATTTTGACTTTTTCTTCGtcaacattcattttctcattctgataaatgacaaaagaaaaagaatgaacgaaaaaaaaatcacctgGTAATTTGTAATTAGCATTTAAGCCATGTTGTTcgtctttttgttttctttttctccttcttcttcttttacTTCATGGAACTTACTTAAagcgtaaaaaaaaacacacatacacacaaccagacaatgaaacaattatGACAATTCAACTTTAAGaaaaccattattattattatgaagaagaagatctCAAATGGGATCACACAGTGGTCTATAGTGGTAAATTTACAATGGACTAATCAAGTATTGtatgttgttattgattttaACAATATATAGTATAGTACTGTATATACACAGAGCTGATTAgctgaaaaaattttcaaaaatgaaaattatcttttttcattgaatagataaataaataaatataaaatgagATTGAGAAGAGATTATGCAACCTATTTAAAggattttcaaacaacaaaaaaaaatcaaattcaagtatgattgaaaattgaacgaaaaaaaaaataaagttaaaaaatgcaaatgagaaagaaaaaaaattttttttttttcaataaaatccGATTGAGAACTCAAATTCAGCATTCagataaatgataaatggtGACATACGGAACGTTTTCGTCTAATGGAtcatatatagaaaaaaaatgaacagtagtttttttttttgacaaggTAGTGGTGgtcaaattacaaaaaaaatgatgatgatgatgatgaaatgaagaataaaagCAATTTTGGCTCTATAGATTCCTGGACAATAATCATTGAGCcgaatattttttcgttgttgttgttatcatttccgagaaaaaaattgtttcagttattgtgtttgattttttttcagaacaaaaaaaaacctgagaaataataaagattgaaatgattgataagtgagtaagtaaaaaaaaaatcattgtcgtcatcgtcgtcttACGGATAAGTTTCTTATCTTATCAAACTTATAACCTGGGTTACCACTTGAATTGAACGGTGAATTCATTTATCAGCCAGAAAAAGTTGGCCACAAATTACACCATCCAACTTAGGTAGTTGTAGTAGTAGACACACAATTGTAATTGATTAAGATCAAGATTTTGGATCAatcgccattttttttcattcattcatccaaggatctatcaataatgataatgaagatgaatgaCACTTGAAAAATgcgatagagagagagagagagagagagagagagagagagagagagagagagagagagagagagaaatagagatttgattttttttcattcaagtCAAACAAGTCAATGTcggtcatcatttttacagAAAATttcccagaaaaaaaaacattttttttttcattaaattttctttctcattttgtttgttttgtataagcaacaaattgtcatcaccatgggatcaaaaaaaaaaacgaacgaaacgagaaaaaaaaattagcaagttttattttcaccatttcaacttttttttggtagattttcaatttgcaTATATTAATTTGTTTCTACTTCACACAccaatatatgatgatgatgatgatgatggtaaataaCCGaccaaaatcgattgatatgGAATCGTTTAAGGTTTTTAAAGGCAAAAGCAGGAGGAGGCCTATTGGTTCGGTTTTGTTATggatcatacacacacacacacacacacaaaaaaatcattcattatcatgttAATCGTCGTTACACTGCAGGTTACCTTAAACTTTAAGCATTCAATACTATTATAATATTGTGACTTGATCAAAATGACTTGAATGACTTGAAATgctcgtattttttttaagccaaaagaaaaaaaaatccaccaaAACATatgaaatggatgaatgaatgaatgaatgaatgattgtgaGGATTAAAAATTTGGTTTCAATTAACAACGGTTCATTTATAATACCAATTTCCAATTGTAGTTaggaaggaaaaaaaaagaaaaaggcTGGTTTgggttcgttttttttgggccACCATTTCAGgctgattattttgtttacaccagaaaataaaatgaatggaatatatatatttacgATTTATTAACACTTCGAATATCTCTTTCTCTTGGATCGAtgttccattttcattgatcggATGGAATGCATCGATtgtgaaatcaaattaatttgaatcaattgattcacgggtaaaaatggaaatcaaGCTAAATCTTGTTTTTAAATATGATTTTACTCACCAAGAAAGAAACTTTACCggaaattttatatatttgatctgcctttatttttctatttagaCGAAACaaatcgtcgtcgtcatcgttgtcgtcgtcgccGTAGTCGCcgtcttcttttttttctttttccgcTAAGAATCATTATAAAcagtcaatcaatcaatcaatcaatcggtAGAGCTAGCAACAATAATGTTGTGTTGATTTTAtacaacatttttattttgccacaacaacaacaacaacaatagctTTGATTGAGATAATAGAATATGTAATGTGGTAggcaagagagagagagagagaaagcgGAAAATGTCAAGCAATAAcgagttgttgttgttgttgtcgacgatatttgattgattgattgaatgaatgaataaaatattgaaattcaaaatgaagatagtggaacgaaaaaaaaattgaaagagtTTGATGAACCatcaacgaatgaaaaatgaaaaaacaggAGCAAAATTATTAGTGGGCACTtgaaattttgtcattttatttcaaaataaaaaaacgaatagTCGGAAAAATCCATTAAAAAtattagtagtagtagttgacaaattgcattttttttcaattcaaaaaaaaaattttttttccaattgattcatttgattgagaaagagagaaaaaaccgCAAAAAACCCTTtgtcacaacaacaacaacaacaacaacggcgacaattacaacaacaattttctaCCCCTGGGTaggggtgtgtgtgtgtgtgtgtgtgtgacatgTATAGGACAATATTTTCCACCTCTTACCCcccaaatgaatgaaaaaaaaattgattcaataatttaaCACTACTACTGCAACTAGTGCCGAAAAAAAgccaagagaaaaaaaaattattgccgCCATTGAAATAATCGAGCTATAATGTTCAcatatcgatcgatcgatgattGCCGACaccgctgctgctgctgttgatttttttttaccatttaaCACACAACAATAGTGgggaaacgaaacaaaatctgagaaaaaaaccaaaatagaCCTTTGACTGAGACTTGAACTTGAATGAATTACTGACTGTGTGACTGACTgaatgactgactgactgactgtatgactgaatgaattgaattgaattgaattgacaaTCTCAActtttcatcgtcatcgataGAGAAATGAGtctatcaatttttttttctctcttcaaTGCAtgaaatttgtatttttttttttgtttctggtcaataaataaaatggtcAAAAAAGGAGGAGTATGCAACAAGCCATATGCAAGTTGTCGGCATTTTAagatctttttttgttgttgttgatgaagagaaaaaaaaaatccaagaaacaaaacaaaaatgaaaaaaaaaaattggaaaaaaaaccggagacaacaacaaattgcagtggaaaaaaaatgtcaacctttatagtttttttttctgaagcTAAGCTATTAAAAATACAGTAGCTGCTGCCGTTGCTGCTGGATTTTgggattttttattttaaatttttgatcttgattttttcttctttttttttcttttcaaatcgattgattttgatcgacattttctttattgttgttggattgACTGTtgtcgtctttttttttaaatttttggcTGTTCACCGATTGACGCtttgtgattgtgattgattgattgtgt from Dermatophagoides farinae isolate YC_2012a chromosome 5, ASM2471394v1, whole genome shotgun sequence includes:
- the LOC124498759 gene encoding uncharacterized protein LOC124498759 produces the protein MDIDSCSDSRSTSPIIITGNNGNHNNSSSSSLILASQQQNSTTSGRILLNIPCKVCHDYSSGKHYGIFACDGCAGFFKRSIRRNRQYICKARGSSANRCLVDKTHRNQCRACRLKKCLREGMNKDAVQEERGPRNSTLRRQVALNMCAQSSSYAAAAALAAAAYAGHHHSHSHSHPHHHNHPLSSHTTTFPYSQSSSSSSTSTAATVPVAQTFPFPSTISSTPSTGSAFGPPLPPLPPPPTSSSAQNFPLIPYGHHPSTLINQHPMAKTTISGTFDPYIRFRATSMNNQNLTTNHHNNNHDNDDCQSQNSKNKLNQKIIPRSDQDDDDDDDDGNHGDLDENESNDDDNGNDNKKLKQQKNQRSRKSMKNSNNVNKHETNNIILDHHHGSLSSSSSSSSSSCLSSRSSSLSPSSKNTEIDTVTNNNNNNSTMINNNYHHTPLSINSDHHQYYNSITNYYHRILFDTLAANTNLRMAKQSSTTEEFLSSSSSSNHNNGSSMILPPPPPPPLPPSQSSNINNFDHFLFNLYQNRHHHSLFHQNHSHPFSMINNTQPTTEAVPTTTTTTMAAQRSTILQNNNFLYPLPPPPLPPPLPTPPQSSLPLITSTNNYLQNLYHIHPYTAASVSAAAAAAAFTLPPPPPLSLLPSTAVSLPSITNTSTSSSLSIPVISTSKTSETTTTTTPPPPMINPKSIHKQQQQPDEQFNNQTNNDNNNGDDDKTTTLLFQNFPWFTAAAAAAAAAAAAAAAAAATTTTTTTKNIGNKSKLDDSGTTTTSTSDHQRLSIQME